CTGCGCTCAAAGGGCGATCCATAGCGCTGCAGCGCGGACTTGGACACATCTGCGCCGCGCGCCTTGAGATCAGCCGCAAGCTGCACATAGTCGCCAAAGCCGCGCCGCACGAGCTCGGTATCCAGCCACTCTTTGAGCTCGGGCGGCAGCGTGTGTACCTTGCTTCGTGGTGCCATGGCTACGCCTGCGTAATCTTGGGCCGCGACACGCCGGGCTGCGCGTCGATGTTGTATTCAACGAAGTCGATGCCAGTGCGCGTCAAATCGACCGTCCAGCGGTCCACGGGGTCCTTGCTGATGCGCACCATTTCGCGCTCTTCCAAGTAGTCAAGGTTCACACGTACTTCTTGGTGCGTGGCGTCTGGATACACCGCTCGCACGATGGCAAGCAGCGGCTCGGTGTAGATCCCAGCCGGGCGGCTCAGATTGATCGCCGAGAGCAGATGCCAGCGCATGTCCTCGCGGCGAGTTTTTGCCATGTCGATCATTAACGTCCCCCCATCAATTGATTGAGCGCGCGTTCCACCCGCAGCGCGAAGTTGTCGATGCGCGTTTCCAAGCTGCCCATGTGGCGTACGAAGTCATCGCGCCGCACGTAGTCCCTCGCCAGATCAACCTGGTGTTTGTGGAAATCGCGCTCAAGTTGGGCTGTGGCATCCGCATTGCGCTCCTGAGATTTCGCAACGGCTTCCATCGCGTTGGTCAACGTGTCGAAGCGGTCATTCAGCCTTCGTTCCTGCTGCACGTTCACCAGCTTGAAGAGTGCCCACATGGCAGCGATCACCAGCGCCACCAGGGTGATGACATTGCCTAGCGTTACCTCAAAGACCATTACTCATCTCCCTTGAGGCGTCTGCAGCTTTCTCACTTGCGCGGCACACGCTGCGTGTGAAGTCCTGGAGCCCAATCACCTGGTCTCGGAGTCCATCAGCCTCCGCTGCCAGCTCTTGATACGCGCCAGCGCTCTCTCCGAATAGCTCTCTGGCTGTGGAGGCTTCGCGAGAGCAGGCGGCAATGCCGGCGTCTCCTGGCGGGTAGGGATTGGCGCGGCTGTTGAGCTCGGTAATTTGGGCGCGCAGCTCACGCACAGCAGTAGCAGCGGCAGCATCGCGAGCGCGGCGCGCAGCCTCACGTTTTGCGTCTTCATACGCGGTCCTTTCGGCATTACGGAACTTGGTGGCGTTGTCACGCGCCGTAGCGTCGTTGCGCGCGTTCTCCTGGGTGTCCCAAGCAGCCTGCACGCGGGCAGCGCCGCGCGCATCGCCTTGTGCCACCAGGTGGGCTTGCCAAGCCTTGACGGCCACGATGGCGGCGCACAGCAGCACGCCATAGGTGATCAACCGGGCACTCATTGCACCGGCTCCCCAAGGCACATCGCGTGCAGGCGCAGGCGGTCTGTCCAAACGCCTCTGCAGGTGCGGTTATCTGGGTGGCTGCAACGGTCTTGTGGCTTGTTGACCGGGCCCGCGCGGTCGTAGAGCAGGATGGCCTCGCATGCGCCCTTATGGTCCCCGGCCTGGAGGCGCCGCACGATGGTGCTGGGCCCGCTGCGCTCATTGTTCAAGCACACCGGCGTGCTACCGGTGTTGTAGGCCAGACCAACAAAGGCGTCCCACTCGCGCGGGAAGAGCGCTACTTCACCCATGCAGCGCTTGAGCGCCAGCTCCTTCTCGCTGGCATCAGCGCGCAGGCGCACCAGCGCGCGCACTGGCGGCAAAGTACTGCCCATCTTGATATCAGCGCCCGTCGTACCGAAACCCGCTGTGGCCACCTTGGCGCCGTGGACGGGGTCAGGGTAGGCCTGCTCGCTGTAGCCCTCGCGCTGGGCGATGTAGACAAGACCTGTGGCCGAGAGCGCCAGGGCCGCTATTGCGATACGGTAGGTTTCCATGCACGGCACTGTGCCGCGCGCGCGTGAGGCCCGCTAAATGGAGCGCGCCATTGTTTGTTGCCGAGCCAAGGCGCCTATCGTGACGAACATCTATCTGACAGATTCAGAAACATCAATCACCGCAGACTCAAGTGCGTCGAACGAATTTCTCCATTTCTTCACCACGTCTACGCGTTGCAGCTGCTTTGCGTGCATGGAGGTCTCCGCGTCTGCAGTGGCCAAGTAGAAGGCCTTTGCGGTCTCACGCAAGGGCGGCAAACATCACTCATGTCCGTGCCTTACTTGCCCATCGACAGCTTCAGGCGCTGATAGCGCTGGAAATCAACTCGCCGACCTCCTGGGCTTTACCCAAAAAGTACCCATAGCTCTTGGCGAGCCTTTCTCCATCACCAACCATGTCTGCAGCCTTCTTCACGGCCGACCCAATGTTGTCGAGAACGGACTAAACCTCTGGACGTTCTTCCGCACCTGCCAACTCTGCTTTGATACTATCCTCTTCAAAATGGGCGTCGCTCACAGCTTTTCTGACAGCCTCGCGCAGTGGTTTGACGCCTTCGATCGCAGTCATGACGATTGCCGCTCGTAACTCCTCTAAAAGCCGCTCGGCATATGCACGTAGGCCTGCGGGGATGCCGTCCTTTGCAAGTGCTTGTTCAAGGGCGTCGATATGACCGCTAAGCGCTGCCATGTCCTCTCCGACTACTGCAATGTCATCATCGGGCATCACGATTGACCACCAGCGCAAACTGAGGAGTACTACCTCAGTCAAATATTGCACTGTGTTTTCTTTTGAATGCGGCAGCAGGTCGATCTGTAGAGCGTTATGTATATTCAATTGATACTGCTCTAACAGATCGGCGGGGAGTTCCATCGCTGCATAGGTTTTCGAGATTACGTCCAGCTCTCGCATCAGCACGTCAAGGTGCCGTGCAACGATGATCGAATCTCGCGCTTCGCTCCCTGTCGGGCTGATGCCAAGGACCTCCAACCATAGGGCTGACGCCCGTCCACCTTTGCTCCGAGCCCCCCGAAATCGGTTAAAAATATTGAAAACGCGGCCCGCTGCGTTTGCACCGATATTTCTTGTCATATCCAAACACCACCTTCAATGTTTCCCGTGGCGCGACGTACGTACTAAAGTCACTACTTGATTGAAGAGGTGGGCATACTGCGTTTCGTTACGCACTCTGCGGTAAGCCCATCGCTCAGTGACTTTACTCACCCGCACCGTCTAATTGGTTGAGACTTTTCACCGAGCACTTCTTGGGTTTTGATCCTTAATGATCGGTATCAACGCATCGCGCTCGTCAATCAATTTCCACAGTCGCTCAAAGTCAGCTTCAGGGATCTGGTTCGGGTTTGCTGGCAGGCGATTTCTCAGCTCACGTACGAGTACATCAAGCCGTTCATATTCATCCCAGCATTCGGTGTAAGTCATCTTTGCCTCCTAGGCTGCGTTGAGTTTTTCGGTCATGGTTGGGGGCTTCTTCCGAAGCTCCGGCGACAGCGCATCACATCCACTTTTGTCTTTTCCCGATGTGCCTGGCGCGTAAGCCACTGCATGTTGGCTGGAGTGTCCAGCCCGCCAGCACATAGCGGGACGATATGGTCCACCTCATAGCCGGGGCATGGGCCGCGCGTAGCGCTGTTGATGGGGCATGCGTTCTGGCGCTTGAACTCGGCCACTGCTGCGCTGGACCGTGGGATACGGGCATTTGCCCCTGACGCAAATGCCACAGCGAGCAGGCACGCAATGAGCAAGATCCGCACGTTACGCATCCGCCTAAGCGGCGCTTTCCAGCGTGCTACCGCAGTGCTTGCATTTCACCGCCTCTTTGCGAATGGATTCTGCGCAGAACGGGCACTTCTTGAAATCGCCATGCTCTCCCGTAGTGACAGCCAGCTGCTCACTGCTCTGGGTGGACGTGGCCCAGATCAATGCAGCGATGGGAGCGATGAATGCAGCAAAAGCAGCTCCGACGGCGCCTCCGCCCGCATTGTTTGTGACGACTACCAGGATGAAGCCAGCGACTACACAGAGCACGAAAACAAGAATGCCGGAACGGCCTCGCTTACTCGCAACAATTGACGCAATCAGGGTGGCGGCCCCAAAGAGCAAAAACCCAAAAATCGGCTGCATTGATTACTCCCCTCTAAAAAATCGGATGATGGATCGGATACACCGAAAACGGCGCAAGGGCTCGCAAACACTCATGCCCTCTCCCTTCTGCGGCTGTTGATAGTTTCGACATACCTACGAACCCGGTACACCTGATCTGGCTTCAACTCAATGACCATCGGGGTGTCGAACTCCCGCCGCATGAAATCGAGCACCTTGATGCGCGCGGCTTTGTTGAGTGGCTTCATCAAGGTCAACAATTCACGCTGCGCCGCTGTAGCTGACTGCGCCCTCTCCGCGCCCACTTTGCCCCCCGGCTGCGCTTCTGGAGGCGAGGGGTAGAAGTGCTGGTGAACCACCTGCATTCCTCCCTCCACCTTGCCCACCTGAATCGCGCCATCTCCCTGTACTTTTTGTTTCGGCAGCAACTTGGCAATCCACGCCAGAAGCTGCCTCGGTAGCTCACCCAAAGTTCACCTCATCTGTTTTTGATACGCGCTTTGCCGGTCACGCTGCCAATCTGAATTGCGTTATCGCCGACCACGTTCTGACCACTGCCACGCGCCTGGCCTGCAGCCGGGATGCTGGCTCCGAGCAAAGCGCCGAGCGCTGCACGCCGCACCTCCTTTGATGCATCCCTGAAGTAGCTCAGCAGCGTTTCCTCTTCCGCAGATAGCACCTGTCCAGGTCTAGCGCCCTCAGCGTGCTGGCCGGTAAGGATGTAGACGACGTCCATCCCGAGACCCACCAGTGCTGCCAAGTAGTCAGCGTCGGGAATCCGCTCACCCGACTCGTAGTTGCGCTGGGACCGAGCGGAGATACCGACGTGATCAGCCAGTGCCTGCTGGCTTAGCCCTAGCGCCTTTCGCCCCTCTGTCAATCGATCAGAAATGGAAGGCACAAATATTCCTAAATATCTATTGCAAAGCGGAACAAACGTGCCGCATAATTCACACAACAACAAACAAACCAATGCAGCAGCGCCAACTGATGCACAACAAATAGGACGCCAACCACCATGGTCAAAACCCGCGCTGAAGTCCGCGAGGAGTTCGCCCGCAAAGGCTGGTCCATCTCGGGCTGGGCCAAACAAAACGGCTACAGCCCCAACATGGCCATTGCCATCTTGGCCGACAACGAGGTCAACCCGCGCCTCAAATGCCTGCGCGGTGATGCCCACAACATTGCGGTGCAGCTCGGCCTCAAAGAGGGCGAGATCTCCCGCGCCGTTGGTACCCGTCAGCTTGCGGCCGCGTGAGGTCCAACGTGGTGCGTTCTACACCCAATGTAACAAATCGCCGAGACCTTTTTGGCTTCGACATCACGCGCCCGGTGATTGGCGCCGGTTACGTGCGCCGTCCAGCGCAAGCGCAAGTTCCTGCAGCGTGCGGCCTGCCACCTCAAAGCCCGGCAGCGGCAAAGCTGATCGCCACGCCTGAGACAACTGGGGGCCATCAATGAGGCCCTTGATCTCCAGCGCAGCAGCGATGTGCAGCACGGCCCGGCTCACGCCTTCCAACCGGCCTGCCAGCTCCTCGAAATCTACTGTGTCCATTCCGTCCTCCATTCGGTTGATGGATGAACTTTCTCACTGCCAAGAAGTGCGCACCAGCACCTCACCGAGCATTTGTTTGGACGGCCTGGGCACCACGAGCAGGGGGCACTTCCAATGACCCGCCGCAATTGGAAACGGTGGCAACCAGCCACGCTGCGCGACGCCCTCAAGGGCTGCAAGGACTTTGCGTTGGAGCGTCACAACCTGAGTGTGGAGCGCATCGCCGAGCGAATGGGTCTGGAAGACCACTGGGTGCTCTACAAGTGGATTGCCAATGGGCGTATGCCCCTGGTGCTGGTGCCCGCCTACGAGCATGCCTGCGGCATCAAGTTGGTGGCCCGCTGGATGGCCGCCACAGACGACAAGCTGCTCGTGGACATACCCAGCGGGCGCAAGGCACAGCCTGCCGAACTGGTGGAGCTGAACACCGGCTTTGCCCAAGCGCTGCAGTTGCTCACCGACTTCTACCAGGCAGACGGCAAAGCCGACCCTGCCGCCACCCTGGATGCCCTACGCAACCACCTGCAGCAAGTCGCCGCACATCACCACAACGTGGCGCAGTACGCCACCCCTGAACTGGAGTTTTGAAAATGTCTGAAAAGACCTACGCCCTAGCGGGCCCCATACGTAAGACCTGCGACCTTTTCCGCCTGCTGGCCGGGCACGAGGTGCTGGGCCTCGCCCCCGGTGAGATCGCAAAGGGCCTCAGCGTGCCGCCCAGCTGGGTCAGCCAGAACCTACCCGCCCTGGCGACCACTGGCTACGTCGAGCAGGTGGCGGGTACCAACCGCTGGCGCCTAGGGGTGTCTTTCGTGCGCATCGCCGTCACGGTGGGCACCAACCTGAACCGAGCCAAACAGCAACTCGACGACCTCAGTGCTCGCTATTCGGTACCGACCGACCAGGTCGAGCGCTACAGCCGCTAAAGCCCTTAACCACTTTCACCCAAACCAACCACTCAAGCGCAAGAGACATTCATGGCACGCAACACAACACCCGCTCCCGCAAGCAAAGAAGTCATCGCCGACACCGTCGCCATTGGCCAGACCATGGACGCTGCCAATCAGTTGGCTTTGATGAGCATTGAAGCCAACGCTGGCGCGGTGGCCATAGCACAGCAAATTGGATACCAGGGAGCCGTCACAGTGGGCGCCCTCGAAGACGAGATTCGCTTCTACCAGCGCCGTACCGTCGAGGCCATTCTGGAAACCGGCAAGCGCTTGTTGGTCCTCCGCGAACTGACTCAGCGCGGGGAGTTTGACGATCGTTTGGAGCTGCTGGGGTTTTCGCGCCGTACGGCCTACCGCTTCATGCAAGCGGCAACAAAAACGGCAAAAAGTGCCAATTTGGCACTTTTGAGTACCCAAGTCAAAAGCGCCAGCGCGTTCCTGGAGCTGGTCACCCACGACGACGATGTGCTGGAAAACCTGGCCGAGATGGACGACGTCGAAAAGATGAGCGCCAGCGAATTGCGTACAGCCTTGCGCGAGGCGCGCGAGGAGAAGGGCGCCGTCGAAAAGGTACTGGCAGACAAGAACACCGCCATGGACAAGCTGCGCGCCCAGGTCAAGCGCATCGAAAAGCTCCCGCCCGATGAGCAGCGCCAGCACCTGATGAAAGAGGCCACAGCCATTGCAGATGACGCCCTTGGTGCCATTCGCGGCGGTGTACGCGCCGCCCTGGCAGCGCTCAGCGTGGAGAACGGCCAGGAAGTTAGGGACCTGGATGTGTTCATGGCCGGGCTGGTCGGTCAGCTGCAGGCCGAGATCAGCATCCTGCGCGAGGAGTTCAACCTGCCTGATGTGTCCAACGCAGCAGACGTAGCCCTGGCAGGCGAAGTCGCTCAGTGGGCCAAGTAAGCGCGCGGAGACCACAAACCCATGTCGCTCAACCCCGTGATCGTCGGCCGTCTGGCGCAAGTGCTCCAGGCCGCACAGGCGGCTCCACACGGCGGCAAGCAGGCCATCTATGCGGCAGCCTGCGCCGAGCTGGGAATGAGCACCGCCACCTTGCACCGCCATCTTGGAAAGATCACCGTGAAGCCAGAACGCAAAAAGCGCAGCGATGCAGGCGATGTGTCGCTGACCCGCGATGAAGCTGTGGCCATCAGTGCTGCGCTCATGACCAGCCACCGCAAGTCCAACAAGCGCCTGATGTCCATCGGCCAGGCCGTGGAAGTGATGCGCGCCAACGGCGAGGTGCGTGCTGAGCGCGCCGACCCCGCCACCGGCGAGCTGGTCCCTCTCAGCGACAGCGCTATTGCCCGTGCGCTGCGCCACTACAACCTGCACCCCGACCAGCTCAACCGGCCCACACCTGCCGTCGAGCTCAAGAGCCTGCACCCCAACCACGTCTGGCAGGTCGATGCCAGCCTGTGCGTCCTGTACTACCTGAACGCCCGCACTGAGGCCGAGAGCGGCCTGCAGGTGATGGAGAGGGACAAGTTCTACAAAAACAAACCTGCCAACCTCAAACGCATTGAGGCTGACCGGGTGTGGTCCTACGAAATCACCGACCACGCCAGCTCTGCCATCTACCTCCAGTACGTGATGGGCGCCGAGAGCGGCACCAACCTGGCTGACTGCTTCATCAGCGCCATCCAAAAGCGCGAGGATGATCCGTTCCACGGCGTGCCCTTTCTGCTGATGATGGACATGGGCAGCGCCAACACCAGCGGCCTGTTCACTAACCTGGCGCGGCGCCTGCAGGTCAAGACTATTGCCCACGCCCCAGGTAACGCCCGCGCCACCGGCCAAGTCGAAAAGACCCGCGACCTGATCGAACGCAGCTTTGAAAGCGGGCTGCGTCTGCGCCCAGTGCGCGACCTGGCTGAACTCAACGCACAAGCCCAGCGCTGGGCACGGTGGTTCAACGCCACCAAGATGCACAGCCGCCACGGCAAAACCCGCTACGACGCATGGATGGCCATCACGGCCGAGCAGCTGCGTGTGGCGCCACCTGTCGAAATCTGCCAGGCCCTGCTTACCGAGACGCCCGAGACCCGCAAGGTGACCGACTTCCTGACTGTCTCCTACAAGGGCCGTGAATTTGATGTGCGTGGTGTTCCGAACGTGATGGTGGGCGAAAAGCTGCACATCACGCTCAACCCTTGGGTGCTGGAAGCCGCGATGGTGGTGGATACCGATGCCGAGGGCAATGAGGTGCTGCACAGCATCCCGCTGGTGGTGCGCGACGACGCCGGGTTCCGCTCGGACGCCAATGTCATCGGTGAAGACTGGAAGCGGCCCGCAGACACCCAGCTCGAAGCCAACCGCAAAGAGGTAGATCGCTTCGCCTACGACGCCAAATCGGACGCCGAGGTCGAAGCCAAGCGCAAGGCCAAAGCCGTGCCCTTCGGTGGCCGCATCGACCCCGGCAAAGTCATCGACCAGGCGCCCGAGCGTACCTTCCTGCCCCGCCGTGGCACAGATCTGCAGACCACTGTCTCCACACAGAAAGCTCCAGCCCGCGTACTCAGCCCCTTTGAGGCCGCAGCCGAGCTGGGGCGGATGGGCGTGACGATGAACCGCGAGACCAGCGCCCAGGTGCGCGCCTGGTATCCAGACGGCATCCCCGAAGACGAGCTGCAGGACCTGCAAGCCCGTCTCACTGTGCGCAGTGGCCTGCGTGTGGTGGCTGGAGGTGCGTCATGAGCTTGGCCCCTGTGTTCGACGCCCTGGGCATCAGCCAGGCACAGGTGCGGCGCGACAGCGGCATGAGCCGCTCAGCGTTGAGCCGCCTGGTTGTTCACGGTGTGTGGCCCGCCCGTGGCGAAACCCAGGCCCGCAAATCCCTGGAGCAGTGCCTGCGCAAGCACGGCGCTACCCCTGCCCAACTGCTGGCGCTTTTCACGCCCGCAAATAAGTTGGCCCCGGCGAGTTCGTACCTCGACGGGGCCGCCCCTGAAGTCCCGAAACCAACCGAAACCCCCGAGGAGGAAACCATGCTACTGCAAAACACCGCGCTGAGCCCTGAAGCCCGCAAACACTTCAACCTGCCCCGCAACCCATTTCAAGACGATGTGCAGAGCCCTGACGACGTGCACCAGACATCCAGCGTGCGCTACGTGCGCGCCACGCTCACCGATTGCGCCCAGCACCACGGCTTTGTGGCCGTGGTCGGCGAGAGCGGCGCAGGCAAGACCACGCTGGCCGAAGACCTGGAAGAGCGTATCAAGGCCGACAAGCGCGACATCGTGATCATTCGCCCCTACGTGCTGGCCATGGAGGCCAGCGACCAGAAGGGCAAGACGCTCAAGTCCAGCCACATCGCCGAGGCCATCGCTGCTGCCCTCGACCCTCAGCTCAAGGTCAAGAGCAGCCCCGAGGCACGCTTCCGCCAGGTGCACGACCTTCTCAAGGCCAGCCGCCGCGCAGGCCGTCGCCACCTGCTGGTGATTGAGGAGGCGCACTGCCTGCCCAGCGCCACGCTCAAGCACCTCAAGCGCTTCATTGAGCTCAAGGACGGCATGCAGCGTCTGATCGGCGTGGCTCTGATCGGCCAGCCCGAGCTGCGCGACCGGCTGGGCAGCCAGAACGCGGACGTGCGGGAAGTCGCCCAGCGCTGCGAGGTGGTGGAGCTGGAGCCGCTGGACGGGGAGCTGGAGAGCTACCTGCGCCACAAGTTCGCCCGGTTTGACCTCAAGTATGAGGACGTTTTCGCCCCTGACGCAGCCGACGCCATCCGCGCCCGACTGGTGCACATCCCACGCGGCGGCAAGCCCACGGACGCCCGCAGCGAGTGCTATCCCCTTGTGGTCAACAACCTGGTCTGCCGCGCAATGAATGCCGCCACCCGCGCAGGCTGGCCCCAGGTGGACGCCCAGGTCATTGGGAGCTGCTGAGCCATGCACAGCTACCACATCACCATCACCATGACCG
Above is a window of Acidovorax sp. KKS102 DNA encoding:
- a CDS encoding DUF3102 domain-containing protein, yielding MARNTTPAPASKEVIADTVAIGQTMDAANQLALMSIEANAGAVAIAQQIGYQGAVTVGALEDEIRFYQRRTVEAILETGKRLLVLRELTQRGEFDDRLELLGFSRRTAYRFMQAATKTAKSANLALLSTQVKSASAFLELVTHDDDVLENLAEMDDVEKMSASELRTALREAREEKGAVEKVLADKNTAMDKLRAQVKRIEKLPPDEQRQHLMKEATAIADDALGAIRGGVRAALAALSVENGQEVRDLDVFMAGLVGQLQAEISILREEFNLPDVSNAADVALAGEVAQWAK
- a CDS encoding ExeA family protein — translated: MSLAPVFDALGISQAQVRRDSGMSRSALSRLVVHGVWPARGETQARKSLEQCLRKHGATPAQLLALFTPANKLAPASSYLDGAAPEVPKPTETPEEETMLLQNTALSPEARKHFNLPRNPFQDDVQSPDDVHQTSSVRYVRATLTDCAQHHGFVAVVGESGAGKTTLAEDLEERIKADKRDIVIIRPYVLAMEASDQKGKTLKSSHIAEAIAAALDPQLKVKSSPEARFRQVHDLLKASRRAGRRHLLVIEEAHCLPSATLKHLKRFIELKDGMQRLIGVALIGQPELRDRLGSQNADVREVAQRCEVVELEPLDGELESYLRHKFARFDLKYEDVFAPDAADAIRARLVHIPRGGKPTDARSECYPLVVNNLVCRAMNAATRAGWPQVDAQVIGSC
- a CDS encoding lysozyme produces the protein METYRIAIAALALSATGLVYIAQREGYSEQAYPDPVHGAKVATAGFGTTGADIKMGSTLPPVRALVRLRADASEKELALKRCMGEVALFPREWDAFVGLAYNTGSTPVCLNNERSGPSTIVRRLQAGDHKGACEAILLYDRAGPVNKPQDRCSHPDNRTCRGVWTDRLRLHAMCLGEPVQ
- a CDS encoding helix-turn-helix domain-containing protein, with the protein product MPSISDRLTEGRKALGLSQQALADHVGISARSQRNYESGERIPDADYLAALVGLGMDVVYILTGQHAEGARPGQVLSAEEETLLSYFRDASKEVRRAALGALLGASIPAAGQARGSGQNVVGDNAIQIGSVTGKARIKNR
- a CDS encoding DDE-type integrase/transposase/recombinase; protein product: MSLNPVIVGRLAQVLQAAQAAPHGGKQAIYAAACAELGMSTATLHRHLGKITVKPERKKRSDAGDVSLTRDEAVAISAALMTSHRKSNKRLMSIGQAVEVMRANGEVRAERADPATGELVPLSDSAIARALRHYNLHPDQLNRPTPAVELKSLHPNHVWQVDASLCVLYYLNARTEAESGLQVMERDKFYKNKPANLKRIEADRVWSYEITDHASSAIYLQYVMGAESGTNLADCFISAIQKREDDPFHGVPFLLMMDMGSANTSGLFTNLARRLQVKTIAHAPGNARATGQVEKTRDLIERSFESGLRLRPVRDLAELNAQAQRWARWFNATKMHSRHGKTRYDAWMAITAEQLRVAPPVEICQALLTETPETRKVTDFLTVSYKGREFDVRGVPNVMVGEKLHITLNPWVLEAAMVVDTDAEGNEVLHSIPLVVRDDAGFRSDANVIGEDWKRPADTQLEANRKEVDRFAYDAKSDAEVEAKRKAKAVPFGGRIDPGKVIDQAPERTFLPRRGTDLQTTVSTQKAPARVLSPFEAAAELGRMGVTMNRETSAQVRAWYPDGIPEDELQDLQARLTVRSGLRVVAGGAS
- a CDS encoding IclR family transcriptional regulator, giving the protein MSEKTYALAGPIRKTCDLFRLLAGHEVLGLAPGEIAKGLSVPPSWVSQNLPALATTGYVEQVAGTNRWRLGVSFVRIAVTVGTNLNRAKQQLDDLSARYSVPTDQVERYSR